A genome region from Platichthys flesus chromosome 12, fPlaFle2.1, whole genome shotgun sequence includes the following:
- the golga7bb gene encoding golgin subfamily A member 7B, with product MATEFHNLQELRHSASLVTKVFVQRDYSQGTVCRFQTKFPSELDNRIERTLLEETVKTLNSYYVEAEKIGGQSYLEGCLACATAYIVFLCMETRYDKVLKKISGYIQEQNEKIYAPRGLLLTDPIERGMRVLEISLFEDRGSGSSSPSSSMSSAASSAR from the exons TTCCATAACCTGCAGGAGCTGCGGCACAGTGCATCACTGGTAACGAAGGTGTTTGTACAGAGAGATTACAGCCAAGGAACCGTCTGCCGCTTCCAGACCAAGTTCCCCTCAGAGCTCGACAACAGG ATTGAGCGAACCTTGCTGGAGGAGACGGTGAAGACCCTGAACTCTTATTATGTCGAGGCCGAGAAAATTGGAGGTCAGTCGTACCTGGAAGGATGTCTGGCCTGCGCCACAGCGTACATCGTCTTCCTCTGCATGGAGACGCGCTACGATAAG GTGCTGAAGAAGATATCGGGCTACATCCAGGAGCAGAATGAGAAGATCTACGCTCCTCGAGGTCTGCTGCTCACCGACCCCATAGAGAGAGGAATGAGGGTT CTGGAGATCAGCCTCTTTGAAGACCGGGGCTCGGGCAGCTCcagtcccagcagcagcatgtcGTCAGCCGCCAGCAGCGCCCGGTGA